A DNA window from Nitrospirota bacterium contains the following coding sequences:
- a CDS encoding CBS domain-containing protein, translating into MVTSKEEAGLAPDPGLAATVYTVPPEAPVLEVAQLMVARDVGAVLVVEDGRPIGIVTDRDIVVRVTAVGVGAKTVPVRKVMSPRPVVMRADEEVSAAIALMGRHGIRRLPIVGADGRLVSILTLDDILLLGLEGCKELSNILKRQLRPPALPPRPDIPAPPPVATVEPSSSQPPSVLQAPLPEVCGASPVAAAPRPQPQAQPAKVVPPSPQPEALCPAKEPSLPPKPAPGAAEPVSRSGGAQGEAITLSSFPKPGRDSFGGVRFSQPVATVARTTIIRPLAQPHKTKLDYARSWFFWSRDWLRLMPLLILLGLLLYYIMLAVSKF; encoded by the coding sequence ATGGTGACGAGCAAGGAAGAAGCCGGCCTCGCTCCAGATCCTGGACTGGCGGCCACCGTCTATACGGTTCCGCCCGAGGCGCCGGTCTTGGAGGTGGCTCAGTTAATGGTTGCACGTGATGTCGGCGCCGTCCTCGTGGTGGAAGACGGACGGCCGATCGGCATCGTTACGGATCGGGACATCGTGGTGCGGGTCACGGCGGTCGGTGTGGGGGCAAAGACTGTGCCGGTGCGGAAAGTCATGTCCCCCCGCCCAGTGGTCATGCGCGCCGACGAAGAAGTGAGCGCGGCCATCGCCTTGATGGGGCGCCACGGGATCAGGCGCCTCCCTATTGTGGGCGCGGATGGGCGGCTGGTGTCCATCCTGACGCTGGACGACATTTTGCTGTTGGGCTTGGAGGGCTGTAAAGAACTGAGCAACATTCTCAAGCGGCAACTCAGGCCGCCAGCCTTGCCTCCTCGACCGGACATCCCGGCGCCGCCTCCTGTGGCGACCGTCGAGCCGTCCTCGTCCCAACCGCCGTCGGTTCTCCAGGCCCCTTTGCCCGAGGTGTGCGGCGCGTCTCCTGTCGCTGCGGCGCCTCGTCCCCAACCGCAGGCGCAACCAGCGAAGGTGGTGCCGCCGAGCCCTCAACCTGAAGCTCTGTGTCCTGCGAAAGAGCCGAGCCTTCCACCCAAACCGGCGCCGGGCGCCGCCGAACCGGTGAGCCGTTCGGGTGGGGCCCAGGGCGAGGCCATAACGCTCAGTTCTTTCCCCAAGCCAGGCAGGGATAGTTTCGGCGGAGTCCGCTTCTCGCAACCGGTGGCCACCGTGGCCCGGACGACGATCATCAGACCGCTGGCGCAACCTCATAAAACCAAGCTGGATTATGCCCGCTCCTGGTTCTTCTGGAGCCGGGATTGGCTGCGGCTGATGCCCTTGCTGATACTTTTGGGGCTGTTGCTCTACTACATCATGCTTGCGGTGTCTAAGTTTTAG
- a CDS encoding cytochrome c encodes MKTTHTLVLGFVAILLGHSWVAAQDFRGNTKSGQAVYEQHCLRCHGLALDGKGPDAPYLIVAPTNLQALKSRSKSDWELLVAVTHGVLFSPMHGWRGRLTDEQIKDVVSYIRLMAPFDAVS; translated from the coding sequence ATGAAGACGACACACACGCTGGTTCTCGGTTTCGTCGCGATCCTCCTCGGCCATTCCTGGGTGGCCGCCCAGGATTTTCGGGGCAATACAAAGAGCGGCCAGGCTGTCTATGAACAGCATTGCCTCCGCTGCCACGGGCTGGCGCTGGACGGCAAGGGGCCCGATGCGCCTTATTTGATCGTGGCGCCGACCAACCTGCAGGCGCTGAAATCCCGGTCCAAGTCGGACTGGGAACTGCTCGTTGCCGTGACCCATGGGGTGCTGTTTTCGCCCATGCATGGCTGGCGTGGTCGGTTGACGGACGAGCAGATCAAAGATGTGGTCTCCTATATTCGCCTGATGGCGCCCTTCGATGCCGTGAGCTGA
- a CDS encoding HAD-IIB family hydrolase: protein MDRRVMAFDFDGTLAVEGKVPVELASALERCRDSGHALFLVTGRRFDSVSLGPLAELFTGIVWENGAVLAHRASGELYLPFGQLHPRLLKALTDAGIPFERGLAIAATWCPHEQAVWQVLGAHGGEASVEYNKGALMVVPPGTSKGTGLERLLALCGFSARNLAAFGDAENDLSMLTLAEVAVAVQDAVPAVCEMADVVAGKPGPAGVLEVLERYPLAGRYLDMPLRRDRPILLGQDDEGRDVTLPASRLAGRNLGVFGDSGTGKSWMVGLLAEGLHHEGYQVLLIDPEGDFRGLQVLPRFLALEGDAASLPAPPAVVSLLDAAGVSVVLDLSRYPVPQRNAYIAELVRVLRPLRERKYRPHWIVLEEAQQSLLSADGDVAAGILPLLEGGGWAFVSYRPDRLDQAVLREMHHCLLTRMTEPESVQAVQRHCKTCGTGSVNMAALAPGSALLCGGPVVRLRPAIRRVPHTRHHYKYLDVPLPPEKRFRFRDARTDLGKEAASLYELLHLLPSLPIASLEYHDQRQDLVRWVEGALGDAELAARLRKLSNRQLQGEELREAFRQTVAAHYAELTA from the coding sequence ATGGATCGCCGCGTGATGGCCTTCGATTTCGACGGGACGCTCGCGGTGGAGGGGAAGGTCCCGGTCGAGCTGGCGTCGGCGCTGGAGCGGTGCCGCGATTCGGGGCATGCCCTCTTTCTTGTCACGGGTCGGCGATTCGATTCGGTGTCGCTGGGGCCGCTGGCCGAGCTGTTCACCGGCATCGTCTGGGAGAACGGCGCGGTGCTGGCGCACCGGGCGAGCGGCGAGTTGTACCTGCCCTTCGGCCAACTCCATCCGCGCCTCCTGAAGGCGTTGACCGACGCCGGTATTCCGTTCGAGCGGGGTCTGGCGATTGCCGCCACATGGTGCCCGCACGAACAGGCTGTCTGGCAGGTGCTCGGCGCCCACGGGGGCGAAGCCTCGGTCGAATACAATAAGGGGGCCCTGATGGTTGTGCCGCCGGGAACGTCCAAGGGGACGGGTCTGGAGCGGCTGCTGGCTTTGTGCGGTTTCTCGGCCAGGAATCTGGCCGCCTTCGGAGACGCGGAGAACGACCTGTCCATGTTGACCCTGGCCGAAGTCGCCGTGGCCGTACAAGACGCGGTCCCGGCCGTGTGCGAGATGGCCGATGTGGTGGCGGGCAAGCCCGGGCCGGCCGGAGTGCTGGAGGTGCTGGAGCGCTATCCCTTGGCCGGGCGCTATCTCGATATGCCGCTCCGGAGAGACCGGCCTATTCTTCTGGGGCAGGACGATGAAGGGCGCGACGTGACGCTCCCTGCCTCGCGCCTGGCCGGGCGGAACTTGGGGGTGTTCGGCGACTCGGGGACCGGCAAATCCTGGATGGTAGGCCTGCTGGCCGAAGGGCTGCACCATGAAGGCTATCAGGTGCTCCTGATCGACCCGGAGGGGGACTTTCGGGGGTTGCAGGTCCTGCCCCGGTTTCTGGCGCTAGAGGGCGATGCGGCCTCCTTGCCGGCTCCGCCCGCGGTCGTGTCGCTGCTGGACGCGGCCGGCGTCTCGGTGGTGCTGGATCTGAGCCGGTATCCGGTTCCGCAGCGCAATGCCTATATCGCCGAACTGGTCCGGGTGCTGCGCCCCTTACGGGAGCGCAAGTATCGACCCCATTGGATCGTGTTGGAAGAGGCGCAGCAATCGCTGTTGTCGGCCGATGGGGATGTGGCGGCGGGCATCCTGCCCCTCTTGGAGGGAGGAGGCTGGGCCTTTGTCTCCTACAGACCTGATCGGTTGGATCAGGCCGTGCTCCGGGAGATGCACCACTGTCTGTTGACGCGCATGACCGAACCGGAGTCGGTGCAAGCCGTGCAGCGCCATTGCAAAACCTGCGGCACGGGTAGCGTGAACATGGCGGCGCTGGCGCCAGGCTCGGCGCTGCTTTGCGGCGGGCCGGTGGTGCGGTTGCGTCCGGCGATCCGGCGGGTGCCCCACACGCGCCACCACTACAAGTATCTGGACGTGCCGCTGCCGCCGGAGAAACGCTTTCGATTCCGCGACGCGCGGACGGATCTCGGCAAGGAGGCGGCCAGCCTCTATGAGTTGTTGCACCTCTTGCCGTCGCTTCCCATCGCGAGCTTGGAATATCACGATCAGCGCCAGGATCTGGTGCGGTGGGTGGAGGGCGCGTTGGGGGACGCCGAGCTGGCCGCGCGGCTGCGGAAGCTCTCCAACCGGCAATTGCAGGGGGAAGAACTTCGGGAAGCGTTCAGGCAAACCGTCGCCGCTCATTATGCGGAACTGACCGCCTAA
- a CDS encoding CBS domain-containing protein, producing the protein MPITGRSPYGIPAINSSSASGGSAEQGCAAEPDRERSCDMKVRDVMATVVHSCHPHTNLAEAAESMWNFDCGSLPVVDHDGKVIGMITDRDICMAVATKGRTASYITVWETMTGKAYTCAEDDDARAALRTMATEKVRRLPVVDQGSMLRGVLSINDLVLQAGEAKWKGAQALSCEEVLDTLKKICGHRVLVGI; encoded by the coding sequence ATGCCTATCACGGGACGCTCACCTTACGGTATTCCCGCAATCAACAGCTCATCCGCGTCCGGTGGGAGCGCTGAACAGGGATGTGCGGCTGAGCCAGACCGCGAAAGGAGTTGTGACATGAAAGTCCGTGACGTGATGGCGACCGTCGTCCATTCCTGCCACCCGCACACCAACCTGGCCGAGGCCGCCGAGTCCATGTGGAACTTCGACTGCGGCTCGCTGCCGGTCGTGGACCATGACGGTAAGGTAATCGGCATGATCACGGATCGGGACATCTGCATGGCCGTCGCCACGAAGGGACGGACCGCCTCCTACATCACCGTGTGGGAGACGATGACGGGCAAGGCCTATACCTGCGCCGAGGATGACGATGCCAGGGCGGCACTCAGGACCATGGCGACCGAGAAAGTGCGGCGCCTGCCGGTGGTGGATCAAGGGAGCATGCTCCGGGGAGTTCTCTCCATCAACGACCTCGTGTTGCAGGCCGGAGAGGCCAAGTGGAAAGGGGCACAAGCTCTCTCCTGCGAGGAGGTCTTGGATACCCTGAAAAAGATTTGCGGTCACCGGGTTCTGGTGGGAATCTGA
- a CDS encoding ATPase, which yields MAVRAGKSNGNPVVRVARRDRTIQEARHDVYQARGKFREPTACPRCGAVFHKGHWIWGIRPAKAHAAICPACERISDQNPSGILTLQGPFLTAHRDEILGLIHNEEAKAKAEHPLSRVMKVDQKNSSVEVTTTDMHLAQGIGEALRHAYHGTLTLRYSRNQQLIRVRWER from the coding sequence ATGGCAGTACGAGCGGGTAAGTCCAACGGCAATCCGGTAGTCCGGGTGGCGCGCAGGGATCGGACGATTCAAGAGGCCCGGCATGACGTGTACCAAGCCCGCGGTAAGTTCCGGGAACCGACCGCCTGTCCGCGATGCGGGGCGGTGTTTCACAAGGGACATTGGATCTGGGGGATCAGGCCGGCCAAAGCCCATGCGGCGATCTGTCCGGCCTGTGAGCGCATCAGCGACCAGAACCCATCCGGGATTCTGACCCTGCAGGGGCCGTTCCTCACCGCGCATCGGGACGAGATCCTGGGACTCATCCATAATGAAGAGGCGAAGGCCAAGGCGGAACATCCCCTCTCGCGGGTCATGAAGGTCGATCAGAAAAACAGCAGCGTGGAAGTGACCACCACCGACATGCACTTGGCGCAAGGCATCGGCGAGGCGTTGCGCCATGCCTATCACGGGACGCTCACCTTACGGTATTCCCGCAATCAACAGCTCATCCGCGTCCGGTGGGAGCGCTGA
- a CDS encoding phosphoribosyltransferase: MLILRDREEAGRLLAERLSAYRDDPQALILALPRGGVPVGYMLSLALHLPLDVLIVRKLGAPGNPEYAVGAVAEGGALYLNREGLRDLGLGREDLNKPIRVQEEEITRRQALYRGGRSLPQMTGKTIVLVDDGIATGSTFFASIAAVKKLKPDRLVAAIPVGPRETLLRVQREVDALVCLMTPEPFFAVGNHYEEFAQVEDAAVVRYLQAAAASLREGPRASRA, encoded by the coding sequence GTGCTCATCTTGCGGGATCGGGAAGAAGCGGGGCGATTATTGGCGGAACGGTTAAGCGCCTATCGGGACGACCCCCAGGCGTTGATCCTGGCGCTGCCCCGTGGCGGGGTGCCGGTAGGCTATATGTTGAGCCTGGCGCTGCACCTGCCGCTGGATGTGTTGATTGTCCGCAAGCTGGGTGCGCCCGGCAACCCGGAATATGCCGTTGGAGCAGTGGCGGAAGGCGGCGCGCTCTATCTGAATCGGGAAGGGCTGCGGGATCTCGGCTTGGGCCGCGAGGACCTCAACAAGCCGATTCGAGTCCAGGAAGAGGAAATTACCCGGCGGCAGGCCCTTTACCGCGGCGGCCGGTCTCTGCCGCAGATGACCGGCAAGACGATTGTGTTGGTGGATGACGGGATTGCGACGGGGTCCACTTTTTTTGCCTCGATCGCGGCGGTGAAGAAGCTCAAGCCGGATCGACTGGTGGCGGCCATTCCGGTCGGGCCACGGGAGACCCTGCTGCGGGTGCAGCGGGAGGTCGACGCGTTGGTCTGTCTGATGACGCCGGAGCCGTTCTTCGCCGTCGGCAACCACTATGAGGAGTTCGCGCAAGTCGAAGATGCGGCGGTCGTCCGATATTTACAGGCCGCGGCTGCATCGTTGCGCGAAGGGCCGCGCGCATCGCGCGCGTAA
- a CDS encoding Hsp20/alpha crystallin family protein, with protein MNAITRWDPFKELEDMQSRLNTMFGRAPVRKNGDKEEAMTVAEWAPLVDITEDDKEYLIKAELPEVKKEDIKLTVDEDVLTITGERKYEKEEKGKKYHRVERAYGSFMRSFTLPEDADASKVSADCKDGLLKVHLPKSEKAKPKSIEVKVA; from the coding sequence ATGAATGCCATCACACGTTGGGATCCGTTCAAGGAACTGGAGGATATGCAGAGTCGGTTGAACACGATGTTCGGCCGCGCGCCGGTCCGCAAGAACGGCGACAAAGAGGAGGCCATGACGGTGGCCGAGTGGGCCCCGCTCGTGGACATCACCGAGGACGACAAGGAATATCTGATCAAGGCCGAGTTGCCAGAAGTGAAAAAAGAAGACATCAAGCTGACCGTCGACGAGGATGTGCTGACGATCACGGGGGAACGGAAATACGAGAAAGAAGAGAAGGGCAAGAAATACCACCGCGTGGAACGAGCCTATGGCAGTTTCATGCGCAGTTTCACCTTGCCGGAAGATGCGGATGCGTCCAAGGTGTCCGCCGATTGCAAGGACGGCTTGCTCAAGGTGCACCTGCCGAAGTCGGAAAAAGCCAAGCCGAAGAGCATCGAGGTCAAGGTGGCCTGA
- a CDS encoding cyclic nucleotide-binding domain-containing protein — translation MLVALPSSIAFGLIIYGTLGPAYAAQGAVAGILGTIAIGIIAPLFGGTPRLISAPCAPAAAILAAFVADWLQPGQAGALPPIQPEQILMLLTLVALLAGAMQFLFGVIGGGTLIKYIPYPVVAGYLSGVGLLILLGQLPKLLGLQKGTGLWDGLVAPSTWSQFDLGVGLVTIGVMLLAPKVTRIVPGPILGLAGGMAAYFSLGLWHHELWTLSGNAHVIGPIGGTGGSPLAAITGHWSAIGRLSPSDLQLALMPALTLAVLLSVDTLKTCVVVDALTRSRHRSNRELAAQGLGNLASAVTGGIPGSGVMGATLVNINSGGQTRLSGILEGTFALAVLLFLGWLVAWIPVAGLAGILIVVASRMVDRDSVRLLGQKSTILDFGVIAAVVVTAVSVNLIAAAGVGVGLAVMLFLREQIRGTVVRRKTSGGQTFSKLRRLPEQAAVLEQQGDRTAIYELQGSLFFGTADQLFTQLESDLKRKTYVVLDMRRVQSVDFTAAHLLEQIEARLAEHKGRLLLANLPPSLPTGQDLQKYFDQVGLVKPSRNVRIFNELDDALEWIEDRILEEAHLLQTGPGAPLALAEIDLFKGFDADTLTALDACAMERTVEAGRTIFNQGDEGDELFLVRKGSVRIILPLEGGKSHHLATFGKGDFFGDMAFLDRGLRSAAAVATTATDLYVLSRSRFDAAATDHPMVGRKTFARLARALAIRLRQTDAELRALEEA, via the coding sequence ATGCTGGTCGCCCTTCCTTCCTCCATCGCCTTCGGACTCATCATCTACGGGACCCTGGGGCCGGCCTATGCCGCGCAAGGGGCGGTGGCGGGCATCCTCGGGACGATCGCCATCGGGATCATTGCGCCCCTCTTCGGAGGGACGCCCCGTCTGATCTCGGCGCCCTGTGCGCCGGCTGCCGCAATCCTGGCCGCGTTCGTCGCCGATTGGCTCCAGCCCGGCCAGGCCGGAGCCTTACCGCCGATTCAGCCGGAACAGATTCTGATGCTGCTGACGCTGGTCGCCCTGCTGGCCGGCGCCATGCAGTTTCTCTTCGGGGTCATCGGCGGCGGCACCCTGATCAAGTATATCCCCTATCCTGTGGTGGCCGGTTACTTGAGCGGCGTGGGGCTGCTGATTCTCCTGGGTCAGCTTCCCAAACTCCTGGGACTGCAGAAAGGCACGGGCTTGTGGGACGGACTGGTGGCCCCCTCGACCTGGAGTCAGTTCGACCTCGGCGTGGGACTCGTGACGATCGGGGTGATGCTCCTGGCGCCGAAGGTCACTCGGATCGTGCCGGGTCCCATCCTGGGGCTCGCCGGCGGGATGGCGGCCTATTTCAGCCTGGGGCTGTGGCACCACGAGTTGTGGACCCTGTCCGGGAATGCCCACGTCATCGGGCCGATCGGCGGAACCGGCGGCTCGCCGCTGGCGGCCATCACGGGCCATTGGAGCGCGATCGGCCGGTTGAGCCCGAGCGATCTGCAGTTGGCGCTGATGCCCGCCTTGACGCTCGCCGTCCTGCTGTCCGTCGACACCCTCAAGACCTGCGTGGTGGTGGATGCGTTGACCAGGAGCCGGCACCGGTCCAACCGAGAACTGGCGGCGCAGGGCCTGGGCAATCTGGCGTCGGCTGTCACCGGCGGCATCCCCGGCTCCGGCGTCATGGGAGCGACGCTGGTCAACATCAACAGCGGCGGACAGACCCGCTTGTCGGGCATCCTCGAGGGAACCTTTGCCCTGGCCGTCCTGTTGTTTCTAGGCTGGCTTGTGGCCTGGATTCCGGTCGCCGGCCTGGCCGGCATTCTGATCGTGGTCGCCTCCCGGATGGTCGATCGGGACAGCGTGCGCCTGCTCGGGCAGAAGTCCACGATCCTCGATTTTGGGGTCATCGCCGCCGTCGTGGTGACGGCCGTCAGCGTCAACCTCATCGCCGCCGCCGGCGTCGGGGTGGGATTGGCGGTCATGCTGTTTCTCCGCGAGCAGATTCGCGGGACGGTCGTCCGCCGCAAGACCTCCGGCGGCCAGACGTTTTCCAAGCTGCGCCGGCTTCCGGAACAGGCGGCGGTCCTCGAGCAACAGGGCGACAGGACGGCGATCTATGAATTGCAGGGGAGTCTGTTCTTCGGGACCGCCGATCAGCTGTTCACGCAGCTGGAATCAGACCTGAAGCGCAAGACCTACGTCGTCCTCGACATGCGCCGCGTCCAATCCGTGGATTTCACGGCCGCGCATCTGCTGGAGCAGATCGAGGCGCGGCTTGCCGAACACAAGGGACGCCTCCTGCTCGCCAATCTCCCTCCCAGCCTGCCTACGGGCCAAGACCTGCAGAAGTACTTCGACCAGGTGGGACTGGTCAAACCCTCCCGCAACGTCCGGATCTTCAACGAATTGGATGACGCCCTGGAGTGGATCGAGGACCGGATTCTGGAGGAGGCGCATCTGCTCCAGACCGGACCGGGAGCGCCGCTCGCACTGGCCGAGATCGACCTGTTCAAGGGCTTCGATGCCGACACGTTGACGGCTCTCGACGCCTGCGCCATGGAACGAACGGTCGAGGCGGGGCGGACGATCTTCAATCAGGGCGACGAGGGGGACGAGTTGTTTCTGGTCAGGAAGGGAAGCGTCCGGATCATCCTCCCCCTGGAGGGGGGCAAGTCTCACCACCTCGCGACGTTCGGCAAGGGGGATTTCTTCGGAGACATGGCATTTCTCGACCGCGGCCTGCGGTCGGCCGCGGCGGTCGCGACGACCGCCACGGATCTGTACGTCCTGTCCCGCAGCCGCTTCGACGCCGCGGCCACGGACCATCCGATGGTGGGCCGGAAAACCTTCGCCCGCCTGGCCCGCGCGCTGGCGATCCGGCTGCGGCAAACCGATGCCGAGCTCCGCGCCCTCGAAGAAGCGTGA
- a CDS encoding acyl carrier protein codes for MTAEDVKRIALRILGEIAPEADLPSLKPDVSFREQLDIDSMDFLNFVIALHEALQVEIPEADYPKLASLNACVEYLTAAPASGPAGERRA; via the coding sequence CTGACCGCCGAAGACGTGAAACGCATCGCCCTCCGTATCCTGGGGGAGATCGCGCCGGAAGCGGACTTGCCCTCGCTCAAGCCCGACGTGAGCTTCCGGGAGCAACTGGATATCGACTCCATGGACTTTCTGAACTTCGTGATCGCTTTGCACGAAGCCCTGCAGGTGGAGATTCCGGAGGCGGACTATCCGAAGCTCGCCTCGTTGAATGCCTGCGTCGAGTATCTGACGGCCGCGCCCGCATCCGGCCCCGCGGGCGAGCGTCGCGCCTAA
- a CDS encoding 2-oxo acid dehydrogenase subunit E2, whose protein sequence is MAEFVMPTLGADMSAGTLVAWKKKPGDRVTRGEVIAEVETDKAAIDVEVFASGMIEKLLVQPGEQVPVGTVMAIIREEGQPASASVAAPLPPPTTGEVPVPPPSPVRAAPPSPLPAVEPSRMKISPSAKQLAAQLGVDPAKVRGTGPESAITREDIERASAKPVPPAEPEAGLDRMGRMRQAIAAAMARSKREIPHYYLGNTIDMSRAMTWLTDENRKRAVTDRLLYGVLLIKAVALALREVPELNAVWKEGQAAPSQGIHVGVAISLRGGGLVAPALHDADRQSLDELMRNFRDLVKRARAGTLRSSELSDPTITVTSLGEQGVETVFGVIYPPQVALVGFGKVVERPWVAESRVEARPVVTATLSADHRVTDGHRGGLFLAAVDRLLQEPSRL, encoded by the coding sequence ATGGCTGAGTTTGTGATGCCCACGCTGGGGGCCGACATGAGCGCCGGCACGTTGGTCGCCTGGAAGAAAAAGCCTGGTGATCGGGTGACCCGTGGCGAGGTCATCGCCGAAGTGGAAACCGACAAGGCGGCCATCGACGTCGAAGTCTTCGCCAGCGGCATGATCGAAAAACTCCTGGTACAGCCGGGCGAACAAGTGCCGGTCGGCACAGTGATGGCCATCATCCGGGAGGAAGGCCAGCCGGCTTCGGCGTCGGTTGCTGCCCCGCTCCCGCCTCCCACGACAGGCGAAGTCCCGGTGCCGCCTCCGTCTCCGGTTCGCGCGGCTCCGCCCTCCCCGCTTCCGGCAGTCGAGCCGAGCCGCATGAAGATTTCCCCTTCCGCCAAACAGTTAGCAGCCCAGCTTGGCGTGGACCCGGCCAAGGTGCGCGGCACAGGGCCGGAGAGCGCGATTACGCGGGAGGATATCGAACGGGCCTCGGCGAAGCCTGTCCCGCCGGCCGAGCCGGAAGCGGGCTTGGACCGAATGGGACGGATGAGGCAGGCCATTGCCGCGGCCATGGCCCGCTCCAAACGGGAGATCCCCCACTACTACCTGGGCAACACCATCGATATGAGCCGGGCGATGACCTGGCTGACTGACGAAAATCGGAAGCGGGCCGTCACGGACCGGCTTCTCTATGGGGTGTTGCTGATCAAAGCCGTCGCCCTGGCCTTGCGGGAAGTGCCGGAGCTGAATGCGGTCTGGAAAGAAGGGCAAGCGGCGCCGAGCCAAGGCATCCACGTGGGCGTGGCGATTTCTCTCCGGGGCGGTGGTTTGGTGGCGCCGGCCCTCCACGACGCGGATCGTCAAAGTCTGGACGAGCTGATGCGCAACTTCCGCGATCTCGTGAAACGGGCGCGCGCCGGCACCTTGCGCAGTTCCGAACTGTCCGACCCGACGATCACGGTGACCAGCCTCGGGGAACAAGGCGTCGAGACCGTCTTCGGCGTCATCTATCCCCCGCAGGTGGCGCTGGTAGGATTCGGCAAAGTCGTGGAGCGGCCCTGGGTCGCCGAAAGCCGGGTCGAGGCCAGGCCGGTGGTCACCGCGACGCTGTCCGCCGACCACCGGGTGACCGACGGCCATCGCGGCGGCCTTTTTCTGGCCGCGGTTGATCGCCTCTTACAGGAGCCGAGCCGCCTATGA
- a CDS encoding sulfite exporter TauE/SafE family protein yields the protein MPNELLFVILGVTAGILSGLIGVGGGVVIVPLLIFLFGFSQHEAQGTTLALLVPPIGLPAAWTYYKSGYVNFEVALLICAGFFLGGLLGAKLAIGIPNVMLERIFGVAMLLISLKMLLAK from the coding sequence ATGCCTAATGAGTTGCTCTTTGTGATTCTGGGAGTCACGGCCGGCATCCTGAGCGGGCTGATCGGCGTTGGAGGAGGGGTGGTGATCGTTCCTTTATTAATCTTCCTCTTTGGTTTCTCGCAGCATGAGGCCCAAGGGACGACGTTGGCTCTCTTGGTTCCGCCCATTGGGCTGCCGGCCGCCTGGACTTATTATAAAAGCGGATATGTGAATTTCGAAGTCGCCCTGCTGATCTGCGCGGGGTTTTTCCTAGGGGGCCTGTTGGGTGCGAAATTGGCTATCGGCATTCCCAACGTCATGTTGGAACGAATCTTCGGAGTGGCGATGCTTCTGATTTCGTTGAAAATGCTCCTCGCGAAGTGA
- a CDS encoding alpha-ketoacid dehydrogenase subunit beta: MTKITYREAVRAGLREALLGDPRVFLMGEDVGRYGGAYACSRGLLEEFGPERIRDTPLSESAFVGAGIGAALGGMRPVVEVMTVNFSLLALDQIVNNAATIRHMSGGQFSVPLVVRMATGGGRQVAAQHSHSLEGWYAHIPGIKVVTPATVTDAKGMLLAALKEPDPVFIFEHAYLYPTEGELDESAAVELTRAAVRRSGRDVTVITFGGSLWKAMDAADRLAGEGIDAEVIDLRSLRPLDTPTILTSVAKTHRALIVDEGWRTGSFAAEISAQIMEGGFYELDGPVARVCSAEVPIPYPKHLEDAALPNVAAIVHAVQQSVKSHG, from the coding sequence ATGACGAAGATCACCTATCGCGAGGCGGTGCGGGCCGGGTTGCGCGAGGCGCTGCTCGGCGACCCGCGGGTCTTTCTGATGGGCGAGGATGTCGGTCGCTACGGTGGGGCCTATGCCTGCAGCCGCGGCCTGCTGGAGGAATTCGGCCCCGAGCGCATCCGCGACACGCCTCTCTCGGAGTCCGCTTTCGTCGGGGCCGGCATCGGCGCAGCCCTCGGCGGTATGCGGCCCGTCGTGGAAGTCATGACCGTCAATTTCAGCCTGCTGGCCCTGGATCAGATCGTCAACAACGCGGCGACGATCCGGCACATGTCCGGCGGGCAGTTCAGCGTGCCCCTCGTGGTGCGCATGGCCACCGGAGGGGGCCGTCAGGTGGCGGCGCAACATTCCCACAGTCTGGAGGGCTGGTATGCGCATATTCCCGGGATCAAGGTGGTGACCCCGGCGACCGTGACCGATGCAAAAGGCATGTTGCTGGCCGCGCTCAAGGAACCGGACCCGGTGTTTATCTTCGAGCATGCCTATCTCTATCCCACCGAGGGGGAATTGGACGAATCGGCGGCGGTGGAGCTGACCCGGGCGGCCGTGCGCCGGTCGGGGCGCGATGTCACCGTGATCACCTTCGGCGGGTCGCTCTGGAAAGCGATGGACGCGGCCGACCGACTGGCCGGCGAGGGCATCGACGCCGAGGTCATTGATCTGCGATCGTTGCGCCCGCTGGACACGCCGACGATCCTGACCTCGGTCGCCAAGACTCACCGGGCCCTGATCGTGGACGAGGGCTGGCGGACCGGCAGCTTCGCGGCCGAAATCAGCGCGCAGATCATGGAGGGCGGGTTCTACGAGTTGGACGGACCGGTGGCGCGCGTCTGTAGCGCGGAGGTTCCGATCCCCTACCCCAAACATCTGGAGGATGCGGCGCTGCCCAACGTCGCGGCGATCGTGCATGCTGTCCAGCAGTCGGTGAAGTCCCATGGTTGA
- a CDS encoding YtxH domain-containing protein, producing the protein MEREDGNVEGLIVAFLGGVLIGAAAGLLLAPKSGRETRATLKDYAQKAEEEMAEKVNRIKASIASCQQACEDHLKAHKEHARGPVT; encoded by the coding sequence ATGGAGAGAGAAGACGGCAATGTGGAGGGGCTGATCGTGGCGTTTTTGGGCGGCGTGCTCATCGGCGCGGCTGCGGGTCTGCTCTTGGCTCCCAAGTCGGGGCGGGAAACCAGAGCCACCTTGAAGGATTACGCGCAAAAGGCGGAAGAAGAGATGGCGGAGAAGGTCAACCGCATCAAGGCCTCGATTGCGTCCTGTCAGCAAGCCTGCGAGGACCATCTGAAGGCGCATAAGGAACATGCGCGAGGGCCTGTAACCTAG